Below is a window of Penaeus vannamei isolate JL-2024 chromosome 30, ASM4276789v1, whole genome shotgun sequence DNA.
tgttttttttcggtgttggtgtctgtgtttctgttattgtctctattttttgtcattgtttgtcgatctgtttctgtctttctctggttgtgtatgtttgtcggttttggtctctctctctctctctgtctctgtccctgtctctgtctctgtctctttctctgtctctgtctctgtctctgtctctgtctctgtctctgtctctgtctctgtctctgtctctgtctctgtctctctctctgtctctctctctctctctctctctctctctctctctctctctctttctctttctctttctcttcctctttctctttgtctctttctctgtgtctctctctctctctcttctctctctctctctctctctctctctctctctctctctctctctctctctctctctctctctctctctgtctgtctctctctctttctctctctctctttctctctctctctctctctctctctctctctctctctctctctctctctctctctctctctctctctctctctctctctctccctgtatgtgtgtgtgtgtgtcttacttgATCTCCTTGTATTTTCTGCTTCCATGTGTAGCCTTTGCACACATCAAGCTTATCACTAtgtctatattctatattctaggAACTTATCCAAGTTGGTCATTCACAGTAAGTTGGTCATTCACAGTAAGTTGGTCATTCACAGTAAATTGGAGGTGTTGGAGGTGTTTATCGCGGTGGGTTCGGGGTgtcttgtttgtttacgtgtatgGGTCTCTGTCgggattttcttttgtcttgtctgtgtttgtttttcggtgtttgtgtctgtgtttctgttattGTCTCTATTTTTTGTCACTGTTTgtcgatctgtctctgtctttctctggttGTGCATGTTTGTcggttttggtctctctctctttctctgtctctgtccctgtctctgtctctgtctctgtctctgtctctgtctctgtctctgtctctgtctctgtctctctctctctctctctctctctctctctctctctctctctctctctctctctctctctctctctctctctctctctgctctctctttctctctttctttctctctctttctttctctttctctctctctcctcctttctttctctttctctctctctctctctcctttctttctctctcctttctttctttctctctccttctttctttctctctccttctttctttctctctccttctttctttctctctctttctctctccctctctctctctctctctctctctctctctctctctctctctctctctctctctatctatctatctatctctcgctctctctctctctttctttctttctttctttctttctttctttctctctctctctctctctctctctctctctctctctctctctctctctctctctctctctctctctctctctctttctttcttcttctttctttctttctctctgtctctctgtctttctttgtttctctctctctctctttctctctctctctctctctctctctctctctctctctctctctctctctctctctctctctctctctctttcctgtatgtatgtctttcttcttacttgatctctcttctattttctgctGTCCATGTGTAGCTGTCTGTTgcaaatgttctctctctctctctctctctctctctctctctctctctctctctctctctctctctctctctctctctctctctctctctctctttctccctcctgtatgtgtgtgtgtgtgtgtcttacttgATCTCCTTGTATTTTCTGCTTCCATGTGTAACCTTTGCACACATCAAGCTTATCACTAtgtctatattctatattctaggAATTTATCCAAGCAGACGGTTATAACATTAGTATAATCACTTGGTAAATTTTGAATTTTGTATAATGAATGCCAGTCTTTTGAGCGATATTTATTCACCTGTTTAAGatcaatattttacattttatcttACTGAAGTCTACACAAGCATACATAAGGCTTTTGGAGAGTAAAGGCCCCAAAGTGAGTAAAATATTCTGATTGGAGGTCGTTAGGGCTTCTGTGAAACGTGGTTGGATGGGATTTTCGACCATCTTGGAATAAGGAGGGAGTCAGCTCACAATCTGTAGGATAATAATGCAATACTCGAGACCTGTTTCGATCGAGCTGACATTTGAAGTCTTGTTTTTCTATGCATGTGACCTATGttcaatttttctctcctttctctttttctctgtctaaccttgtcttcctgcctttctctctctctctttctctgtcactctctctctctctatctatctatgtgaatacacacacacatacacatacacacacatacacacacacacacacacacacacacacacacacacacacacacacacacacacacacacacacatatatatatatatatatatatatatatatatatatatatatatatatatatatacatatatatatatatgtgtgtgtgtgtgtgtgtgtgtctgtgtggaaatatatatatagatagatagagagagagagagagagagagagagaaacaaacacatatgcatataataaatcttcctaccccacccccttattctctctctctctctctctctctctctctctctctctctctctctctctctctctctccttctctctctctctctctctctctctttctctctctctctctccctctccctctccctctccctctccctctccctctccctctccctcctccctctctccctctctccctccctctctccctccctccctccccccctctctccctctccctctctccctccctttcccccatgtATAATTATGTTCATATGTTCACCGCCTTCCTCTCTaagcgttccctccctccctccctccctccctctccctctccctctccctctctctttctctctccctccctttcccccatgtatgtataattatgttcCTATGTTCATATGTTCACCGCCTTCCTCTCTaagcgttccctccctccctctctccctctccctctctccctccctccctccctctctctccctccctttccctctctccctccctccatccatccatccctctccctctccctctctctccctccctttcccccatgtatgtataaatatgttcatatgtCCACCGCCTTCCTCTCTAAGCGTTCCCTTCCGCAGACGAGCATCCGGCCGCCATCCACCACAAGAACGGGACGTCATCCGCCGCCAGCGTGCACCGGCGGGCCTCCTCCAGCCACTCTCTGTCCCTCATGCTCCTCATGCTCGTCCTCATCACGGCCTGCAACGTCCTGCCGAGCGAGAACTACAAAGGCTGCCGGGGGCTGagcaggggcggcggcggcggcggcgggatgcCTAATGCTTCCGGTGACAAGCGCCGGCCTTCAGAAGGCCTTCGGCGGCGCGGGCTCTCGCCTAATGGCTCGCGAGAAGGAGCCGCTCCCTTTGATCTGCGCGCCTCTCCCGCCTTCCCTGGCGAGCCCCGCGAGGCCGGGCGGCGGTGGCCCTTCGTCGTGCCGCTCGGCCGAGGCGGGTCCAGCGTCCGCCTCCGCCGCGACGCCTTCGTCAGCGCTCTCGGCGACGGACACGGGCGTCGCGGCAACCTCTCCTGCGAGCTCGGGCGCTTGCTGCAAGGACTGAGGCGCCACGGAGACTCCTGCCACGATTCCCGCCGCCATTCCGGCTCCTGCGGGACCTCGCGCTGCCGCGGCGACGCCTCCGAGGCCCACAGATCCCGAGACCGGTCGCCGCCTCTTCCCCGCCCGCACGCAGGCCGCCCACATGCACTCATCGACCACAGCATCCGCTCCGACGTCTCCTccgccctcgccccttccccccacgcTCCTCATGACCATATCCTCCCCAGTGCCCCCTGTCGGCCCCGAGGGAGGCCCACCGAGGGCCCCCTCCCCCCGGTGGGCGTCCCTCCCTCGCCGGCGGAGTCTCGGGGCATCGCCTCCCGGTGcacagagaaaagggggagcgCGTTTCCCCGTCTGCCGTCGGGCCCCGTCGGCGCAGAGGCCGTCGGCGCGAGCGGGAAGCGGGAAGCCTCGGTTCCATCGCTGGCTTAAACCCCGGACGAAATTTTGATGTACATTGCATTGGAGTTATTTTATATGTGCCTTCCAGTATCCTTACATATGTATGaaattgcgtgcgtgtgtgttctcagTGAATGGGAAATCGCCGAAtgaaaaatacgttttttttttattttttaccattcatattcattttttttccattgtcgTGTGTATGTTCACGTGTGCATCcgtgtaaaataaaaataaaacttacaGTAGATTTTTTGGAACGAAAGATTAAGCAAGAATAACCATGtaagtacataaacaaacatctcAAGTCTTTATCTCGtgaagtaataaaataaatatatatatatatatatactatagtttCTTGACAAAATACATGTGATTCTTATATGTAAGCGGAATCGATACAGGCTTGATGTTGTTAAACCTAGTCATGATATTTTTGGAACGTGACTTGATATACTTTTTACAATGATACGAATCTAGCCCTTATTGTATGTAAACAAACGGCTCTCTCCACGTTTTACATCGCGGCAGCTGTCCTACGCTGTCTGAATACatgatgaatttaaaaaaaaagaaaaacgatatttCTGAAATATAGTGTTTGATTTATGTGACATTGTTGTTCGTAAAAATAAACGTCGatgtgaatataatttttttgtcttttccttttcctttacattcttttttttttttttttttttttacttttttctcgtcTGGATGAAATATAAGTAGTTGAAACATAAGTAATTCAGAAAGTCGCAGCAAAGTACACATGTCCATGGAACGAAATGCAAGTAAATTTAATCTAAAACTCCATGAAAAATTAAATACCTGGATGTGCTTGAGTTTGTGTTATCACTCAGGACCtcgagttttgtttttgtttctgatgAAATTGTTTTCTGAAATATAGATCTAATCAACTTGCCTCGCGCgataaaattggaaaaaaagagattaaagtaaaagagggaatatatatatgcatgtatgtaagcatatatatatatatatatatatatatatatatatatatatatatatatatatatatatatatatatatatatatatatatatatatatatatatatatatatatatataaatatatataatttatatatatatatatatatatatatatatctaagtatctatatctatttctatatctatctacatctatatctatatgtatctatatctatatctatatctatctatctatatatatatatacatatatatatacatatacatacatacatatatacattatatatatatatatatacattatatatatatacattatatatatatacattatatatatatgtatatgtatatatataaatatatacatatatataaatgtaagggtcagaatttttcatatactaaatatttttcttaaattTACTTCCATTGTTGCCAATATGTCTGGGAAATAATAGAAATCTTAATTAGTACACTATCATTTCAAAATTTTCATACCGACATAACCATAAAACTTGATCAGTGTTATCTGGATTTAAAAGGAATTCCAAGAAATCCCGATCTTGACTTACCTAATCTCCATAT
It encodes the following:
- the LOC138867397 gene encoding uncharacterized protein encodes the protein MLLMLVLITACNVLPSENYKGCRGLSRGGGGGGGMPNASGDKRRPSEGLRRRGLSPNGSREGAAPFDLRASPAFPGEPREAGRRWPFVVPLGRGGSSVRLRRDAFVSALGDGHGRRGNLSCELGRLLQGLRRHGDSCHDSRRHSGSCGTSRCRGDASEAHRSRDRSPPLPRPHAGRPHALIDHSIRSDVSSALAPSPHAPHDHILPSAPCRPRGRPTEGPLPPVGVPPSPAESRGIASRCTEKRGSAFPRLPSGPVGAEAVGASGKREASVPSLA